In the genome of Taeniopygia guttata chromosome 26, bTaeGut7.mat, whole genome shotgun sequence, one region contains:
- the TREM1 gene encoding triggering receptor expressed on myeloid cells 1 encodes MAVELRALFLLALCFPGLQGQTPEVQRRREGDTLHVLCPYEAWTTNHQEKLWCLLRSGDCKEILRTYYEISVQSRDKRTEIKDNTSSRTVSITMTNLKAEDSDTYFCTAYNSYKGGYPQLRTISLNVFKELLKWELDTLRVQCPAGYGMVWCRGGQTGCTALLSRTASRESQMKSLRDRASVEYNSQKALVVTMKNLQVWDSGVYWCALGPELSRRMEVVLSVFRRTQQHTAKESGNISVQCHYRTADFGAVSKAWCKTKQGEMCDVLASTRAESPAGNSTAWGGVRIQDDTQQGVVTITMEQLQVQDSGVYWCALQDGSGLLCMEEVTLSVSKALPPGGFPDSESQSEEILVGDSCSGNTFLILSVVLLLLLLLALLTSAALGVRYSRLLLATGNREAEDTSGRPEDTAQPGSTGRRERSQDDSKGPAHINLDVQSHSSLEEPLYCNVKPSPAPGSCQHMEYAVIAFTQSPRTSRE; translated from the exons ATGGCCGTGGAGCTGAGAGCCCTGTTCCTGCTGGCGCTCTGCTTCCCAG GTCTCCAAGGCCAAACCCCAGAAGTCCAGAGACGACGGGAAGGGGACACTCTTCACGTGCTGTGTCCTTATGAAGCGTGGACTACTAACCACCAGGAAAAATTGTGGTGCCTCCTGAGATCTGGAGACTGTAAAGAAATCCTGCGCACATACTATGAAATCAGCGTGCAATCCAGGGATAAGAGGACTGAAATAAAGGATAACACGAGTAGCAGGACCGTGTCTATCACCATGACTAACCTCAAGGCAGAGGACTCGGACACGTATTTCTGTACTGCTTACAACAGCTACAAAGGTGGATACCCACAGCTAAGGACCATCTCACTGAATGTTTTCAAGG AGCTGCTCAAGTGGGAGCTGGACACGCTGAGGGTGCAGTGCCCGGCGGGGTACGGCATGGTGTGGTGCCGAGGAGGGCAGACGGGCTGCACGGCCCTGCTGAGCAGAACAGCTTCAAGGGAGAGCCAGATGAAATCCCTGCGAGACAGAGCATCAGTGGAGTATAACTCTCAAAAGGCTCTTGTTGTCACCATGAAGAACCTGCAGGTCTGGGACTCTGGGGTGTACTGGTGCGCCCTGGGCCCCGAGCTCAGCCGCAGAATGGAGGTGGTGCTCTCTGTGTTCAGGA GGacccagcagcacacagccaaGGAGTCAGGCAACATCTCTGTCCAGTGTCACTACAGGACCGCAGACTTTGGGGCTGTCAGCAAAGCCTGGTGCAAAACAAAGCAGGGGGAAATGTGTGATGTGCTGGCCAGCACCAGAGCCGAGTCCCCagcagggaacagcacggcCTGGGGAGGTGTCAGGATCCAGGATGACACCCAGCAGGGTGTTGTCACCATCAccatggagcagctgcaggtgcaGGACTCGGGTGTGTACTGGTGCGCGCTCCAGGACGGCTCCGGTCTGCTCTGCATGGAGGAGGTCACGCTCAGCGTTTCCAAGG CGTTGCCTCCAGGAGGTTTTCCAGACTCTGAAAGCcaaagtgaagaaattcttgTGGGTGACAG ctgcagtgggaacaccttcctcatcctctccgtggtgctgctcctgctgctcctgctggccctcctcacctctgcagccctgggtgTCAGGTACTCCAGGCTCCTGCTGGCAACAG GTAACAGAGAAGCAGAGGACACCAGTGGCAGACCAGAGGACACAGCACAG cctggcagcactgggaggagGGAACGTTCTCAGGATGACAGCAAAGGGCCAGCACACATCAACCTGGATGTGCAATCCCACTCCAGCCTGGAGGAGCCTCTTTACTGCAACGTGAAGCCGAGCCCGGCTCCCGGGAGCTGCCAGCACATGGAATACGCCGTCATCGCCTTCACCCAGTCCCCAAGGACCAGCAGGGAGTGA